Part of the Desulfatiglans anilini DSM 4660 genome is shown below.
TCTACGAACTCTCGCGCCGGCTGCTGGTGGTGCCGCAGGGGGACGAGACCCCTGTCCTGGACACGGGCCGCTTCAACCGCATCGTGAACCAACTCGTAGAAAAGGCCGGGCAAGACGTTCGGGCCGAGGGGCTGAACCCCGAAAATCTCCGGTTCCGCCTCGAGCTCGACATGAAGTTCGTCAAGCAACTCCACGTCAGGCGGATCCTGAGCCCGACGCTGCGGCTCGCAGGGCCGCCGGATCTCTTGGCGCTCCTGGATGTTTTTCTGGATGAATACCGTCGGTTTTTCGGCCCGGCGGGCGTCTATTCCCAGGGCGGTGTGAGTATCGAAAGTTTTGTGCTCCATGCCGTTTACCCTTTGGAACGGGCCGCGTTCCCGCGCTTGAAGGACGATCGGTCGGTGCCCTCTCGCCAGGCACGCAAGGGGGCGCGTCTGGTGTACTGGGAAGCGGAAAAAGGGTTCGAGAAGACCCGTTTGTATGACGGTGAGGCGCTTCGCAGCGGCAATGTGATCGAGGGGCCGGCCGTCGTGGAGGCCCGGAATACGACAACGGTTCTCCCGAAAGGGGTGGAGCTTTTCGTGGACGGGTATATGAATCACCGGATCGAGTGGCTCGATGAACGAGCTTCTCCTGCTTAGGGGGGCGCCGTGATCCTGGACATGACCTTCACCGAGCGGTTGAAGCCCGAACCGCTGACTGAGGAAGAGCGGGCGTGCATGGAGGGCCTCGACCCGATCGATTACGGGGTGGCCCGGGAAAAACTCAACATGATCGTCGAGGAGGCGAAGGAGATCTTCGTTCGGAGCGGCGTCTCCAGCATGCTGCGATCCGGGGACGTGAGCGTCGGGTTGTACACCGCCAGGGGGGACATGGTAACGGCGGCTTGCGGTTCCTACCTTTACGCCGTGTGCGGCCAGCCCCAGATCAAGTACATCTGCCACCGCTGGAAGGACCATCCCGACGTCGGCGTGCGGCCGGGCGATATCTTCTATGCCAACGACGCCGTTTACGGGGGCGTCCACAATCCGGATCAGTTCGCTTTCGTTCCCATCTTCTGGAACGGGCACCTGGCCGCATGGGCGGCCGCCGCGTGCCATCAGCCGGAGACCGGGGCCTGCGAGCCGGGGGGAATGCCGGTCAGCGCAAGGACGCGCTACGACGAAGGTCTCAAGATGAGCCCCATGCGGATCGGCGAAAACTTCAGGCTGCGGGAAGATCTCCTGGAGATGATGGCCAATATGGTCTCGCGGACGCCCCACATGCAGATGATCGACACCCGTGCGCGGGTGATGGCTTGTGACCGGGTGCGGCTGAGAATCGAGGAGATGGCGGCCGAAAAGGGCGGCGGCTTTCTGATCGGGGTCTTTTCGCGGATCCTCAAAAGCACGGCCGAGGCCGTGCGCCGCCGCATCGCCGGTTGGGTGGACGGCACCTTTCGCAGCGTTGTCTTCACAGACCACATCGGGGTGGACGAGGGGCTCGTGAAGGGTGCCTGCACGATCCGAAAACGGGGCGACCGATTGAGCCTGGATTTTACGGACACCTCCCCGCAGACGCCCGGCCCCTACAATGCCTTCAAGCACACCATGATCGCGCACAACGCCATGTATTTCTACGGGTTCCCGTTTCACGATCTGCCGCTTTCGGCCGGGATCTGGGAGCCGATCGAGACCATTGTCCCCAAGGGCACCTGCTTCAACGCACACCCGGAGGCCGCGGTGGCGAATTCGGTCCTCATCTGCAGCCTTGCCATGTGTCTGGTGCATTTGACCATGTCGAAGATCCTGTTTGCATCCGGGGTAAGGGAGTTGGCCACAGGGCCTTTCGGCAACAATGGGGATGCCTATGTCATGGCCGGTATGAACCAGTGGGGGGTGCCCTTCAGCGACATGCTGGCCTATCCGCTGAACGCGGAGGGAGGAGGCGCCCGATGCGATGCCGACGGCGTGGATGCCTGGGGTTTTCCGTGGGGGCCGTGGGGTCGGGGGCCGGACGTCGAAGAGGAGGAGGACGAAAAACCGCATATCCACCTCTTTCAGAAGCTCCTGAGGGATTCCTGCGGGCACGGAAAATATCGGGGCGGAGCGGGCATCACGGTGGCCTGGGTGGTGCGGGGCGCGCCGCAGGCCGTTTATCAGTCCATCATCAAATCGTCGCGGGTTCAGGCGCTTCAGTCCTTTTTCGGGGGTTATCCCCCTCCGACGCATCCAGGGATTCAGGTCCGCGGCACCGATGTGCTTGAGAAGCTGGAGCGGGGAGATGCCGATCTGCCGACGGATGTCTACCAGTTGATCGAGGAGCGGCGGATAGCGGGGACATATGAAACGACGACGAACCTGCGCGCGGCGCAGACCTTCGAGGAAGGGGACATTTTTGTCGGCTGCTCCCATGGCGGGGTCGGATACGGAGACGTGCTGGAGCGGGACCCCGAACGGGTGGTCCAGGACGTGGAACGGGAGGTGATCTCCGATTGGGTGGCGCGTAATGTCTACCACGTGGTGTATGACCCTGTCACGAAATCGGTCGATGAGGGTGAGACTGCCAGGCGGCGGGAGGGCGTGCGGAAACAGCGCCTCGCCCAGGGGCTTCCCTGGCAGGCCTTCATGCAAAAGTGGTCCGTGAGGCGGCCAAAGGACGAGATCCTCAAATATTACGGTCCCTGGCCGCAAAGCCGATGGGGCGGAGGCGAGACACCGTGATGGAGAAGGCCGGGCTTCAAGGGGAGCGGAGCGTCCTTCTTGTCGAGGACGACGGGTACTGCGGTTATTTCCTGACCGAGGTCCTCCGGCTGCCGGGTCTGCGTGTGACCTCCGCGGCAAAAGGCTCGGACATCCTGGATGCGGCGGCGGACACGGCCCTGGATGCCGTCATCGTTCATTTTCAAGACCGTGTGGAGCAGACGCTCGTTTCGATGCGGCGCCTGGCCGAGCACAATGCCGTCACGCCGATCATCGCTGTTTCCGAGGAGGCGGATGTGGACGTGGCCCTGGCGGTGGTGCATGCCGGGGCCTTCGACTATCTCGTGCGCCCTTTCAACAACGCCGCGCGGGTGGAGCAGGCCCTTCGGGGGGCCTTTTCGAGGCGCGATGAACTCCGTAAACAGGCCGAGGCAGGCCTCGGCAGCGGCGCCGGATACGGCATGATAGGCAAGGGCCGTCTCCTCGTGGAGTTGCAGAGGACCATCCGGCAGATCGGGCCGATGCAGGTCAATGTCCTGATATGCGGAGAGAGCGGCACGGGCAAGGAGTTGATCGCGCGTGCCGTCCATCTCGAAAGCGAGCGAAGGGATGGGCCGTTCGTAGCCGTAAACTGTGGCGCGGTCCCCGAGGCGCTCTTCGAGAGCATCTTCTTCGGCCACGAGAAGGGCGCCTTTACCGGTGCGACCCGCAGGCATGCCGGGTTCCTGGAAGAGGCGCAGGGCGGGACGTTTTTCCTGGACGAGGTCGGTGAACTTACGGCGAAAGGCCAGGTGGCGCTTCTGAGATTCCTGGAGAATCAGGAATTTACCCGTGTGGGCGGTTCTGCGGCGCAGAAAGCGGATGTGCGGATCATCGCCGCAACCAATCGGAACCTCGATCAGGCGGTCGATGAGCGGCGATTCAGGGCGGACCTTTACTATCGTCTGAATGTGGTGTACCTGCGGGCTCCGTCGCTGAGGCGGCGGACGGAGGACATCCTGCCGCTGGCCGACTATTTCCTGACGCGCTTCTGTCTGAAAAACCGGCTGGATCCCATTCAGCTTTCGCCCGAAGCCGTGCGGCTTCTCGAAGCCTATGACTGGCCGGGGAACGTGCGCGAGCTCGAAAACCTGATGGAGGGCCTGGCGGCCACGCTGCCCGAAGGGCAGCACCTCATTACGCGCAAACAGATCTTCCAGTACTCCGGGAAAATCCTGGCGGCCCTGGGCCGAGAGGACTCTATGTCTGTTGTGCGCTCGGGCGATCCTGCCGACAGCAGGCGATCGGCTGATCCGTATCAGGCGGGCGGTGCCGACTACGCGTCCCGGCCTGGGGGGCCCGGCCCTTTTCCAATCGAAGACCCTTCATCGGGCGGCCCTGCAAAACCCGGCACCATCGAGCCGGCACCCATGATTCAATCCTACCGCGAGGCCTGCGAGGCTTTCGAGGCCCGCTATTTCAAGGCCCTTCTCGAAGCGAACGGCGGGAGCGTGGCCAAGGCCGCCCGCCAGGCCGGCATTCACCCCGTCACCCTTCATCGCAAGCTTCGTAAACTACGTTAGTCCCAGGCACGATCTTCATCCCTTCGGATGGAAGAACACCTCGATCCAGCCGGCCCGGTTCAGCGCGGGACAAGATCCCAGGTCCGCCCCCGCGCAGGCGGGTAATCGTACATCGAGGGGGCGATGGCCGGGGTGGCGGACGGTCCGCCCCCGCGCAGGCGGGTAATCGGTTCGTCGCAGATCGAAAGCCCGGGGGTTCTCCGCATTCCTTTCCCATTTGCCCCGCATAAGCATTATGAATCCGGCCCTACGGTTTCATTCCCTTTGATTCCTTGATGACCGGCCGAGATGCGCCCTTCTGAAGGGGTGGAACGGGAGCCCCGGCGTGACCCTAGCCGATTTGCAACAGTTTGAGCTTCGCATATAAACAGAAACGCAATTGCCGTTGCGTTTTGGCTATGATTTCCCCGCGACGCAGCCGCCGAAAGACGTTCCTTCCTCTCCCAGTAGTGGAGATTTTCGTACAACATCCTGCGATTCTTATAAATATACTGAGTCGGCCCACCCTGGCATGAACGTTGCTCATTGCAGTTCTTGGGTTCCGGGATCGGCCCGGGTGATTCGACCGGTTGCTTTGTGGATGTTCGCGGAAGAGGAGGGGAAAGATGGGCTTCACAGTCGACATTGACACGGGGGGCACCTTCACCGACGGCTTGTTTACCAACGGCAAAGAGATCAAGCGGGTCAAGGTGGACACCACCCCCCATGACATCACCATTGCGTGGCTCAACGCGATGCGGGAAGGCGCCTCCGCCTTCGGGTTTGCCGATCTCGAGGGCTTTCTGGAGCAGGTCGATATCGTCCGCTGGTCCAACACGACGGCGACCAATATCCTGGCCGAAAAAAAGGGCCCCAAGCTGGGGATCTTCGTCACGGAAGGCTACCGGGAATCCCTCTACTCGGAAGGGAGGCGAAGTCCGGTGTTCGGCCGTCTGCTGGAGGAAGAAAACGTCGAGACGGTCGCCTTCCCCCTGGACGCCAACACCCTGGTGGTGCAGCTGAAGCGGCTATTGGAAAAAGGGGTGCGCCGGATCTGCATCAGCCTGAAGGACGGGTTCAAGAACCTCCAGAGCGAGATGGAGATCAAGGGCCTCTTCGAAGAGCAATATCCCGACCACTACCTAGGGAATGTCCCTTTTCTGATGGCAGGCGATATCTGCAAGCACCCCGATGAGATGAACCGCACGCACATGGCGTTGATGAATTCCTATGTGCACGGCCCCATGGCCCGGGCCATGTTCAAGGCCGAGGATGAATTGCGGGAGCGCGGGTACCTGCGGCCTCTGCTGCTCGGGCATACCGACGGCGGGGTTGCCCGGGTCGCCAAGACGAAACCCGTCGACACGATCGAATCCGGTCCGATCTTCGGCATCCACGCCGGCGCCTTCTGGGCGGAGCAGTACCACCTGCCGCATGTCATCACCCTGGATGTGGGCGGGACGACCACCAAGATCGGCCTTGTGGAGAATTTCCGGCCGGCCATGGTCCGTGAGGGGGATATCCTCGGCATCCCGTTGAAACAGAACATGCTCGACCTCCGAAGCATTGCGCTCGGCGGAGGGACCGTCGCGCGGGCAACGGACGGCAGGTTGACCCTGGGCCCGGAGAGTATGGGGGCCTATCCCGGACCGGCTTGCTATGATCTCGGCGGAACGAATGCGACGCTGACCGACGCTTACCTGGTCAAGGGTTTTCTGGATCCGGATTATTTCGCCGGCGGCGGTAAGAAGCTCCAGAAGGAGCGCGCACGGGCCGTGATCGCAGAGCAGGTTGCCGGCCCCCTCAAAGTGGAATCCGAAATGGCCGCGTATCAGATTGCCAACCGGGCCACGCGCATGATCGCCGATGAGGTCAACGCACTGATCCGGCGGCAGGGAAAGCCCGCGGAGGAGTATGTCCTCTTCGCCTTCGGAGGCAACGGCGCCATGGTCGGGAGCGAGGTGGCCCGCAAGGTGGACATCCCCTCGGTCTACGTCTTCGATCTCGGTTCCGTCCTGAGCGCATTCGGCTCATCGGTGGCGGATGTCTCCCACACGTATGAATATTCCCCTTTTCTGCCCATCGGCGAGGCGGCTGCGCTGCCGCGCATCATCGGCCGCATGATGGCCGACGCCAGGCGGGAT
Proteins encoded:
- a CDS encoding hydantoinase B/oxoprolinase family protein — its product is MILDMTFTERLKPEPLTEEERACMEGLDPIDYGVAREKLNMIVEEAKEIFVRSGVSSMLRSGDVSVGLYTARGDMVTAACGSYLYAVCGQPQIKYICHRWKDHPDVGVRPGDIFYANDAVYGGVHNPDQFAFVPIFWNGHLAAWAAAACHQPETGACEPGGMPVSARTRYDEGLKMSPMRIGENFRLREDLLEMMANMVSRTPHMQMIDTRARVMACDRVRLRIEEMAAEKGGGFLIGVFSRILKSTAEAVRRRIAGWVDGTFRSVVFTDHIGVDEGLVKGACTIRKRGDRLSLDFTDTSPQTPGPYNAFKHTMIAHNAMYFYGFPFHDLPLSAGIWEPIETIVPKGTCFNAHPEAAVANSVLICSLAMCLVHLTMSKILFASGVRELATGPFGNNGDAYVMAGMNQWGVPFSDMLAYPLNAEGGGARCDADGVDAWGFPWGPWGRGPDVEEEEDEKPHIHLFQKLLRDSCGHGKYRGGAGITVAWVVRGAPQAVYQSIIKSSRVQALQSFFGGYPPPTHPGIQVRGTDVLEKLERGDADLPTDVYQLIEERRIAGTYETTTNLRAAQTFEEGDIFVGCSHGGVGYGDVLERDPERVVQDVEREVISDWVARNVYHVVYDPVTKSVDEGETARRREGVRKQRLAQGLPWQAFMQKWSVRRPKDEILKYYGPWPQSRWGGGETP
- a CDS encoding sigma-54-dependent transcriptional regulator, with product MEKAGLQGERSVLLVEDDGYCGYFLTEVLRLPGLRVTSAAKGSDILDAAADTALDAVIVHFQDRVEQTLVSMRRLAEHNAVTPIIAVSEEADVDVALAVVHAGAFDYLVRPFNNAARVEQALRGAFSRRDELRKQAEAGLGSGAGYGMIGKGRLLVELQRTIRQIGPMQVNVLICGESGTGKELIARAVHLESERRDGPFVAVNCGAVPEALFESIFFGHEKGAFTGATRRHAGFLEEAQGGTFFLDEVGELTAKGQVALLRFLENQEFTRVGGSAAQKADVRIIAATNRNLDQAVDERRFRADLYYRLNVVYLRAPSLRRRTEDILPLADYFLTRFCLKNRLDPIQLSPEAVRLLEAYDWPGNVRELENLMEGLAATLPEGQHLITRKQIFQYSGKILAALGREDSMSVVRSGDPADSRRSADPYQAGGADYASRPGGPGPFPIEDPSSGGPAKPGTIEPAPMIQSYREACEAFEARYFKALLEANGGSVAKAARQAGIHPVTLHRKLRKLR
- a CDS encoding hydantoinase/oxoprolinase family protein: MGFTVDIDTGGTFTDGLFTNGKEIKRVKVDTTPHDITIAWLNAMREGASAFGFADLEGFLEQVDIVRWSNTTATNILAEKKGPKLGIFVTEGYRESLYSEGRRSPVFGRLLEEENVETVAFPLDANTLVVQLKRLLEKGVRRICISLKDGFKNLQSEMEIKGLFEEQYPDHYLGNVPFLMAGDICKHPDEMNRTHMALMNSYVHGPMARAMFKAEDELRERGYLRPLLLGHTDGGVARVAKTKPVDTIESGPIFGIHAGAFWAEQYHLPHVITLDVGGTTTKIGLVENFRPAMVREGDILGIPLKQNMLDLRSIALGGGTVARATDGRLTLGPESMGAYPGPACYDLGGTNATLTDAYLVKGFLDPDYFAGGGKKLQKERARAVIAEQVAGPLKVESEMAAYQIANRATRMIADEVNALIRRQGKPAEEYVLFAFGGNGAMVGSEVARKVDIPSVYVFDLGSVLSAFGSSVADVSHTYEYSPFLPIGEAAALPRIIGRMMADARRDMAGEGFPMDTVETELYVELHDRERSYPVSCAWTIRSLDAADLLSLFRERLVERLPKSSDGERVVEILRLRARAKAAKMQPLALPLGREDASDAAKGEREVYRGTEKVLSRLYDWERLEPGNRIEGHAILESRDSTYIVPRNWTLSLDAYRNGVLTRR